ACACAGCCACAATCACTATTATTTTATTCATCATCGATATCAGCTGAAATTGAAAAATATATGCCCCGCATTCGCAAATGATCGAAGAGTCGATCCGCCATTGATATGATACATATCTGTGGCACTCATTTCTTTAGGCATAAAACTGAATTTGAAGTTTCCTTCTCTTTCATACATATAGCTTTTTCTATAATTGCAATATTTGATCGGAGCTCCCAAATCCTTCATATCATTGATGATTTCATAAATCATCCTTTTTGATACCCCCACTTTGTCAGCCAAATGTTGCGGCTGGCCTGTAGATTTCATTTTGATAAGCATATCGATTCTCTCGATACGATTTAAATATTTGATCACTGACATAATGGTAAAAAATCTTGTTACGGAAAGTAGTAGATCGAATCAAAAAATTGTAACCATTTATTTTCAGATCATTTCATTTTCTTAAAAGAATCTTTCTTCCCATATCAATACAACTGTCTATATAAACATTAAAAATTTGAAAAATTTCGAAAAGAATTCAGTAGTGCAATCACGTTTCACTCGCTTGAAGGATATTCGAATCGAAGCTGGAAAACGACCCAGATAGACATTGAAAATCTGAAATAATTTAGAAAAAAATCAACAGTGCAATCACGTTTCACTTGCTTGAAAGATATTCGAATCGAAACTCAGACAATCGTCAATAATATTAATAATTATAATTTATTATCATGAAAAATTTATCATTCAAAGAACTTAATGATTTAAACGGAGGAATTGTAGAAGGCGGATGTGTAATCATATGTCCATTTCCTAAACCTCCTATTGGCTTTCCAAGACCTATACCAATGCCATTGCCAATAGAACCAATACTATTCTAATCAAAACATTTACTCACACTATAAAATCATAATAATGAAAGATCTAAACAACAATGAACTAAACGATATCAACGGTGGCGGATGGATTGGAGCAATGATCGGTGGAGCTGCCGGCGCATTAGTAGGCGCAATAGGAGGACCTGCTGGAAGTGTAGGTGGAGCTATAGGCGGAGCAGCTATTGGACATCAAATCGAAGAAATGTTATTCTAATCAATATGGAAAATCTAAGCAATACTGAGCTATCTCAACTGAATGGAGGAGTAGCTCCAGGTGGATGCATTATCTACCCTAAGCCAATCAAAGATATTATCATCATCTGTTTCCCTCAACCTGCTGAATTTTAATAAAATGAACAACTTAACAATAGAAGAAACGCAAAGCACAAATGGCGGTGTAAGCCCTGGATTCCTAGTTGCATTAGGTCCACTTATTCTATCTCAAATTCCTTATATAATCAAATAAATTTTCAAAAATAAATCAAAAGAAAAATGACAAGTTTAAACGCAACTGAAATCAAAGAAATCAATGGTGGAGTAGCTCCAGGCGGATGCATAGTATTGCCTTTTCCAATAGGACCTATTTGCCCACTTCCTATGCCTTTGCCAATATACCCAATACCGGTATTGCTTTAATAGCAAAAGCATTTGACAATAAGATTTAATTCTTCTTCAAATAAGCAAACTCATGCACTTGGGTTTGCTTGTTGATGTTATACTGAAATAAACTATACTTGAAAAACCTCAAGTCGTGTCAGTGTTATTTATGAATCAAAAACTAGCTCGCAAGTCTCCGATATTAACTTTCTAACTTGACCTCGAGTCATCCCTGCTTTCATCATCTTTTTCACGCTAAGCTCTAACTCCGCCTTGATCAATGCTAATTCTTTAGTCTTGTCAGGTGACTTCTTTCTCTCTTTCACTTGCTGTTCAAACTGATCAAAGTCATTCATATTTGATCTACCAAAAGCGCTCAGAGTTCCTTTCGGAATTTTTTTCTCTCCTGA
The Aureibacter tunicatorum DNA segment above includes these coding regions:
- a CDS encoding HTH domain-containing protein, which gives rise to MSVIKYLNRIERIDMLIKMKSTGQPQHLADKVGVSKRMIYEIINDMKDLGAPIKYCNYRKSYMYEREGNFKFSFMPKEMSATDMYHINGGSTLRSFANAGHIFFNFS